Proteins encoded within one genomic window of Syntrophorhabdaceae bacterium:
- a CDS encoding DUF932 domain-containing protein — MAHLVESMMYVGKEPWHGLGRRIPEGKRVSIREAIVAAGLDWEVELRHLFTEDRRGERIGIVDQYAVCRQKDDTVLGVVGPDYTPLQNREVFACFQPFLDTGDVTLETAGSLKGGSMVWVLAKIRAGEMTVGDADDIAHYILLSTAHDGSLAVRVGFTPIRVVCNNTLCLAHESQASKLLRARHTPRLIENLEYIRKIMDLAKRDFYAAIEQYRLLLKRKIDRNNLERYIEIVFSLPDKGGKELIPNIAYLFDQGRGSDMAGHTYWGAYNAVTEYLNYFRGKNQDNTLGSLWYGDSSQVSRRALDVAIKMAA, encoded by the coding sequence ATGGCACACCTTGTCGAAAGCATGATGTATGTAGGAAAAGAACCCTGGCACGGTCTGGGAAGAAGAATACCGGAAGGAAAGAGGGTCAGTATTCGTGAAGCCATCGTTGCGGCGGGGCTCGATTGGGAGGTGGAACTCAGGCACCTCTTTACGGAGGATCGTCGCGGCGAAAGAATCGGCATAGTCGACCAATACGCCGTATGCCGGCAAAAGGATGACACCGTGCTTGGTGTCGTCGGCCCCGACTACACCCCATTGCAGAACAGGGAGGTATTCGCATGTTTTCAGCCCTTTCTTGATACGGGAGATGTGACCCTGGAGACCGCCGGAAGTCTGAAAGGCGGGAGCATGGTTTGGGTTCTGGCAAAGATCAGGGCCGGAGAGATGACGGTCGGTGATGCGGATGACATAGCCCATTACATCCTTCTTTCCACCGCCCACGACGGTTCTCTTGCGGTACGGGTGGGATTCACGCCTATCCGGGTGGTATGTAACAACACGCTCTGCCTTGCCCATGAATCGCAAGCCAGTAAGCTGCTGCGGGCAAGACATACCCCACGCCTTATTGAGAACCTTGAATACATTCGGAAGATCATGGATCTCGCCAAGAGAGATTTCTACGCCGCCATCGAGCAATACAGGCTACTCTTAAAGAGAAAGATCGACAGGAATAACCTCGAAAGATACATAGAAATCGTTTTCTCCCTTCCCGACAAGGGCGGCAAGGAACTCATACCGAACATCGCCTATCTTTTCGATCAGGGCAGAGGCAGCGACATGGCTGGCCACACTTACTGGGGTGCCTATAACGCGGTTACCGAGTACCTCAACTACTTCCGGGGGAAGAATCAGGACAATACCCTGGGCAGCCTCTGGTATGGTGACAGCTCCCAGGTGAGCAGAAGAGCGCTCGATGTGGCGATCAAGATGGCGGCTTAG